The genome window TTAGACGTTACCGAATGTATGTTGAACATATAATTTACCAGCTGAAAATTTTCGCCGTTATTTCGACCTTATTCAGACATTGTAGAGAGGACATGAGTGAGATTATTGTTCTGTGTGCCTGCCTTGCGCAGCGTAGAGCTGATCTGTTTGTTTATACAAGTGTGTCTGCCTTCTTACTTTGCAACTTGTACGACACCAATGATCATCCATAATACTGTCGTTTATTCTAGTACACATGCATACAGGTACATGAATCGTGCGTTGTTCACCGCTCTGGCGACACACACATCGCTCGAGTTGTATGTTTATGACCGAACGGGAGAGCATTAATTGACCAAATATGACTCGGACACTCACAgattatttgcaaatatttgtatgatataacaTTTACTTTTTATAGACGTGActatttaaaatctgtaatggATCACGAATAATGATTGCTCCCACTCAAATACTTATCCGTATCCGTATGCGTATACGTATACGGCTTATTGTAAATAGCCCTAATGATATGTTagttatatatctttatatttacatttgctaGGCTTACTTATACgcaaatactagccgattttgtttaccataactgcatggtagcATTGAACTTtaaacttgcgtatgaaaatattctatgcaacgtaaaggggctactttttaaaaaaaaaaagaaacacatggctttgttaacattttgacgcaacattacgtgtatattgttgtttttcatagaattttgggaagatgaaaacaatacatatatgttttatatttatatatgatacaaacattttttaattaacaattgtataaagaaacgagAAAAAAattcccgaccggggcgacgttcagtgctttcatttttgttaaaaatgattgaaGTCACACGTAAAGATTACCTCTGTGTCCGTGTTCGTCCTACGATtgagtctttggggtggacgggcgtgagaccctctgacagagatCAGTTATAAACacatcctcttgtctttgttctttgagaatttaatcatgtgtattataaaccATGCACCGCTAGGCTAGTAATACACGTGTCGACAGTTActcgtcaccacaaatacagtgTATCCATCGAACCGAaatgaagttgttccatctatctAAGCGTACATTagataatcacatggctcctaATGATGTAATATTGAGCTAATTGAACACCGATGTTTTAACAACTTCAGCAAACTCcattgtgtaagcgtgcgtcagctttgCCTCCCTGGAGTCCAAGTTCACACATGTTGCCGAGTACAAAACTTTATGTTTTTACGCTATagattaacttttagcaaaattgaatatcaatttaaagttctgatctgattaaataaaattatctctgaaattttctttgtttgtcatgttttattttacacttaaatattgaacttttttgtcgtcgcggatgaataattctaccttacgcgAATAGTCTTCATTCGCtattcaattgagtaagctcctcccacttttgaccgactttattgaattaattaagtcactttcaaatgacgattttattgcataaattataaataaaaagtcgtgtgagtgtaaatatagggattggatttcgcttttatgttaaccttGCTTGTATGGAGCGATTCCTCTAAggatatattcaatatggggcgctaacgcgccccgtaaatatatattcttaggggaattgctccatacaagcgtggttaacataaaagcgagatccaatccctatataattaTTGCCAATAGCGGGTTCACAAAGACGTCAGTGATAAGTATAGCATATCATATCTCTGAATatgttttttaggtcacctgagacgaaatctcaagtgacctattctaatcgccttttgtccgtcgtcgtgcgtcgtgcgtcgtccgtcgtatgtccgtaaacaatttacattttcgacttcttctccaaaactgctgaagcaatttcaatgaaattatgCACAAACCTTtgaaggccaatcaaaattgtgaattatatggtccccatccCCCCAGAGAGCTATATGGGagaggccaaaaggggtaaaattgactaaaatttcaaaaaatcttcttctccactcacagatgtgatggaattaaatacccttcatagatggaaaggtcttgaggtcctttacaataaatgtgaattatatgaccttggggcctcacgtttccccctggggagggggtcaagtttactatagtttatatagggaaaacacatttatgagcattttttgctcaattttcataggaaatgtgtcAAACCTGTttaaaattattagcctgagataacattttaatatcatatctatattggtcctggtcaaccccctcggggcagaggggcggggccaaaaggggcaaataggctaaaactttaaaaatcttcttcttaaataccggaaatggtagaatcaaatactcttcatagatggacaggtctcaAGGTGtcttatgaaaattgtgaatcatatgaccctggggtctcacgtttcaccctggggaggggtttaagtttactatagtttatatagagaaaacacatttatgagcattttttgctcagttttcataggaaatgagtcaaacttgtttagaattattagcctgagataacattttaatattatatctatattggtcctggtcaaccccctcggggcagaggggcggggccaaaaggggcatataggctaaaacttttaaaatcttcttcttaaatactggaaatggtagaataaaATACTCGTCATatatggacaggtcttaaggtgttttataaaaattttgaattatatgaccttgggtcacaggtttccccctggggatgggtttaagtttactgtagtttatatagggaaaacacatttttgagcattatttagtcattataataggaaattagtcaattgtagtcagaattatttctatgtgatggccattgaatcttattaccaaattttccatgactgatccccaggggccttagggccggggccaaaacgggtcaaataggctgaaacttcaaaaatcttcttctgaaattctggaactggtagaatcaaatactctgcatagatggaaaggtcttaaagtcctttacaaaacattgtgaataatatggccctgggatctcatgtttccctctggggagggggtcaagtttactttattttatataggaaaaacacatttatgaacattatttactTAGTTtgcgtaggaaattagtcaatctgggttagaattattagcctgagatagcattttaacatcatatccatattggtcctggccgacccccaggggccagaggggtggggccaaaaggggtcaaaatggataccatttcaaaaatcttctgaattcacagatttgatggaaccaaataatcttcttagattaaaaagtcaaatttataaaatcactgactggcttcaagggcctgataggcaaatatatagtgtttatatggatgtctttgtttcattctgtatctgaactcaggtgaccgtgtttgaatgataaatacaaatcaatttgtgttttaatttcGCGTATTATGCGGACAATAGAAAACTGCGAAAATTAATCAATGTTGAATCATAGAAGTAATATGATTGTGAGGGTGAGTCGCTGTCAAACAGTTCTTAAATATGAAAACGCTAAATCATGTCGCCGAAGATATTAGTTGCCAGTGTAAGTttgcattttgaaaaaaagtcacGAATGTCAAAATTTGACAATCAGAGTTGAACGTGTTTGTAACAGCATTTTAACTAGGACGTATCAGTCTAAATTATATTTGGTAGTTCATTTCACgtataacaaacaaaagcaatgataaaaaaactaacattttattttgttcataATTCAATGTATATAACCTGTAAGTTGTCATaataaatctaataaacgtaTAAAATAAATTGGTGTATAAATTGATTAATATGTTGTAAAAATAACGGTTAGAAGAGCTAAAgatttaagtgtaaatattatttatccTACATTTCAGGTGAAAAAAACCCGCTCAAGAATATAGTTTAGTATTACAGGTTGCATATAATCATTCCGCATGCTGGCATGGATCTTGAATACACTGTAAATCTGATTTTACGACTTCATAATTTGCTGtctatttcaaataattatgtaaaacaaattgatttgtaacttattttttcttgagatatatatattacttagacATTATCTTTATGTGTAAGGTTAATAATATCAAACTTAaatgaaaacaagaaaaatatcaaacataaatgaaaacaacaatTGAAATCTTAATCATTCGTCCTTCAGGTCAAGAGTTCTAAGTATGCAATGACATTCACAAATCTTGCAAAATAACTCTTCTGTCATGTATCTTTAAGACGAAAACAAATTGGGTTGCTGTGAGCTATAAATCAGTAAACACGACTGCATACGTTCTACGTTCTAATAATAATCTATCCTATTGTTATAtcttaatcaaataaacatatatttaacatCGACAAtcgttttttacatttaatttatatgataaaaaccTCAAACAGAATCTCAGAAACAGTAAAAGACTAATATCAAATTCGCATCCGTCGTGAAAATCATGATAGTGTAGGGCAAAAACGTCTAAGGGCCAAATCAGATTAAGAAATACTGGTAAAATAATAAGGAAAATGAATGAAAGCTTTTGTCTGGAGATAAACACGCTTCCTAAATAGGTTAATTAATTCAATTGTGATCTACACTTTGTATTTTTCGATTGTTTCCCTTTCAAAACATCGATCGTATAGCCATGGTTTTGGCAGTAATCTTCATTATACTCTCTaagtatttaaatatattgcCATGATTGATGCAAAGTTGTCGTTATTATGTACGGTGCTGACAAAACATTTCAAGTTTTATTTCCAGTCAGTGGCCTTTCTCCTTGATAACTCCACAATGTTCCGGATGTAGAAACAGACAACATTTCCGGGAATGAAATTACCGAAGGAAATTTTCCCCCAATATTCCATGAACAAGGTAAATGCTCTTCTCCTTCATTGAAAAAACGTGTTCTCCCCCTTTCCAGCGATTGTGTTGACGTTTTCCACTTTATATCTGTCGAAGATATCGGGACAAATTCACTGTTACATCTGATGATTCGATCTGACGTTGATGTTCTCTGTTCCTTCAGATAATCTTCAAACAGATTTCGTGTTTCGTTGCGATTTTCATGTTGGTGTTTGACAAGCATTTTCCTGTAACATGTTACAACTATAAGACTAATAAGCACAAAGCAAATGACCGCCAACACAACACATGCTGCAATAAACAAGACAAGGCCTTCACTGTCCCCTTCAAAAAACCCAACAGGACCAATAGGCTGAGCGTCAATCGCCCCATGCGAATTTAATATGGCTCCAAAAGCTGCAAAAAAAGAcaaagtaaatattttcatcCTCTATATATCAcggaaaaaaatagaaaatcacACAGGTTGGAATGGAAACATTTTGAATACATTGACTACATCTCAAAAAATGTTCCGtaataaatcatataaatgtacgtgttttcaaataaaaaacgAAATATGAACGTTATCTGATtgagtgaaaaaaaattgaaactaAGACAGCATTTTCGTTACTCAGGCTAATGGAATGGAGGACGTCCTTTATGTTAACTTTGGTGAGGAACATATATATAGAACATGCTGTTATAGATGCTGGTTTTGTTTTTGGAGATAGCtccaaataaaataataagtGCAGGTACTGAAACGATACTGTTGGGTTCGAATTATGATGTTTAAAACACTAAGAAACAGTGGTATATATAGATGTGGCCAGTGATAACTTACTCATGTTCGTGATCGGAAATGTTGTGACTGTTGGCATACATATCCTGGACTGGTCTGGATTGCGTCGCCGACATTCATCTACAATCAACATTTGGGAGTAGTTCCCATTCTCATCCGGGTAGCACATAGCACAGGGAACACATTCACTTGTACTATCCATACGGAACATCCCTGTGAACAAACacagatatataacattttaacaatatatCACTGATTATCATAACGGGGCATTGCTTTAGCACGAATATCTAACaagatttataacattttaataatatatcaCTACTTATCATCAATCTTCAGCATGGAACATCTTACAAGATGTAATTAATCTTCAGGGAGTTATCCCAGGGAGCCCAAAACCTGACAACTCTTATCAAAATAcagatgtacatatatatttgttgcaatgccatgaatatttatatctatatgcCTTTCAAGCTGGAGCGGGGTTTAAAtaattgtactgtaaaatataataataataaggaaatatatacttttatatggTCAACTGTAGCCTGATACTAGTTTATGTAAGACCAGATATATTTCCGTATTAGATTATAAATAAATACCTTAACGTGGATATTCCATGGGaagaaaataatcataaattaaAGCTAATTCAACATTTGATCCAAGCATATTTAGTTTATCCTTAATAATCTACTAACCAAATACGAGAGATATCATTCTAATATAAAACTTGCTTGCCTGTACTACATGCTGTTATCTAAGAAGACACCTGCTAACCTAAgatgatatttcattattttctggGCGATTTATCATTACTTGTCAAAACGTTTACAGAGTGTAAAGCAACGCCAGTTGTAATGGCACGTAACGACAGTTACCCACAACTTGAGATTAAATAGTGCATGGTTGATTTTAATACTTTCTCCTACCCTGGACAGGTACCCTAGGGCAAAGACAAGCTTCACGAGATCTTTGCACGTTCTCAACAAATTGCATGACGTCAACATTATTGGAGACACAAACGTGCACACAGAGTAAGAGAATAAGAATAATTCATCCtttttggggtgagacaggagcaTCTCAATCCTTGGTATAAGATTATTAAGCGGTCAAACACGAGGCTTGAGAACGTTACCGCTCAGATGGAATTTCTATCAAAAgtggtgaaagattctattaatatCACATCTTATAAACTCGATTAGGCCAAAGTACATACCTGGTCTACAGTGCCCACACACGTCATTGGAGGTCGCCTTACACCGCTGTAGTAACATCTCCCCTTGACGACAACCTGAACACACACTACATACAGACATGTTTTCCATCTTTGAAAATGTTCCTTCGGGACATTTTTTACATTTGGTATCTCTTGCTTGCTCGCAGCTAGACTTTACATAAAAGCCTGACTGACACGTGGAGCAAGGAACACAATTCCCCTTCCGTCGGTAGGTACCTCGGGGACACCGGCACTGCGCCCTGTCCATGTCCGTACATTTATGCACATACTTGCTTTCAGGATCGCAATTGCTACACGACCGACATCGCCTGGCATTATTGGAAGCATACTGACCCCGGGGGCAAAGGTCACAGTGGGTATCGCTGAATTTTGTACACTTTCTTTTCATTCTGTAGCCTGGTCTACAAGGAGTACATGGTTTACACTCTCGGCTTCCGTCAGATATAACACTCTGGTAATACAGGTCTGGACACGCATGTCCATTGTCGATGAGGTGGCGGgactgaaaaatataaaaaacgaaaaatattacataaaataatatgaatGGCAAATGTTGAAAAATTGCATAGGTAAAGGATAGACTAAAGCTAGATTCAACTTGTGCTTCATTATGATGCTgtgtcattttaatatttttttatcttgtgCACTTGTGCTTTTCATGGTTAAAACCATTTTTGACATTCCAAGGGttaatatcaatgttatatccacccttggaATTTGTCATAGCAACACTGACGGCTCTGTGTTGGATATATCAGATAATACGGTAGTTTggtcttttgatgtatattaaCAGAATCGAATAATGAGACACTGTTGTTGACTAAGTGGTTTTGAAGGTGGTCGTCGCCATCTACGGTATTCGTCAGAGCAAGTGTGTGATTGGTAAGGTGTTTCTCTTGCACTACCATCAGTTTTGGTATGGCATATTCTAGGGTGGATAAAACGACAGTAGTAATGACCCTGGTGTATCCGACGTCTATCTAGTTGAGGGTGAAAGTTATCCCTTTATTACGTCATAAGATGGTTAACCGTGCGTGTAACTTGGAAGAGAATGACTGCTTCTCCTGTTGTCTGGTAAACCACAAGATAGAGCTACATGATTTATCTATTGGGagagtttaaagatgctccaccgctgacaaatggttttttcactatcaaaaataggagcagacgatttagtatttttcttcagttacaaaagttacttactttataccaataccaccattaaaaagtttgagcttctaattttacttcaagttgaaaatataaataataattaattgcatccctaaAAAATATGTGGCATTATATCCTatgtggaatgaagtactaattgcgcatgcaccaaaagcaaaattaattattttatatcattttctgtgctaattagacatatatatatatatgattaaacaccaattattgtccaaatgatgagtatcatttatgctctgtcggcggtggagcatctttgaattAACATCGTGAAAAAAAGTAACGGGATTCAATAGAAAGGAAAGAGCGTATTCGAATTATAATTAatcatatacattgtgtatattgtaAAAGAAAGTAAATTGCCATAGATTGATTATTGTACTTAATAACATCGAGACATTATAATGTAAGTTTTAGTAGAACCCATGATAACAAGTAGtagaaatatatacaaaaaataataaaacatatttcaatctACATCAATACATTTTGGATAAGGTTCATCACATaatgtcatttttgtatttttactgaTATAAAAAACCACGTGATACACATGAGTTAATTTAGTCGTTGATCGGTGATGGTACGATAAGTACTTATAAGTATCTACCAAATACAGTAGCATGAATCATTCTAAACATCTCAACTTATTCTACTGACTAATTCACAACTATTTTAGAAGCAGAGAAGGTTAATATAGGCAttgcctgttgcccaatcccAATTGTAatactacaataaaatattcttaaaCAAAGCGGAGTTAAGGGGGGATTATTCTATAAAATGTCTAAATACAGAGGTAAGTCAATTTGATCTCATAAGCAAtaggcatatacatgtatattcatgtttCTCTATGGTCCAAATAAATGTGGTCCATAACTCGTGCTAACATTAacatatgataccatacataatTATATCTCCGCGTCAGACGAATTTCTATTGTGAGCCGTACACGCTCTATAAACTAACAAGGACATCGATTAGTAAAGACTATGAATTGAGTCTATGCATGCTTCTTGAAATTCGTATGAATTTAAATTAAGATATTGCATAACCTTTTTGATACATCATAATAAACATTATACTACGATGGCCGAAAACGAACTGACAGAATTGTGTTACTAGTAACACGTTTTCGTCAGCAAAATATGTACGTACAAATTTTGTGTCAAAAACCTATTGTTATAAGTATGCTATAGTAGTACGTTTTCGTCAACAAGATATGTACGTACATATTTTGTTGACGAAAACCTGTTGTTATGATAGTAGTAGATTTGGCTGTACACGAAATATGTACATGACAAAAACGTGTAGTTTAGAAATCTACTGAATCCGTATACCAATTAACATTCCTTTGTTCTGTGATTGATCTTTACACGGTCATATGCTGACTTTACCAGATAAAGGCTTTGAAAGGCCAAAACAGTTTTAAGTTTCCTTTCATCATATTGTTGTTTTCAAATGCATGAGGTTTAATACATATTGAAACTTCATTCTGAAGGTAACCCGGATGGCTATAGTTACCacattatcatatacatattcaTTCAAAGTTAATAACCTGCAACTGCGAAACCGCCATATTCTTATGGTAAAAACTAGACATAATTCTCATAGTTGTAAACCTGCCcctattattaggcttttttgcCTGTAAATCAGGGAGGAAAAAAGGGGGGAGGGGGATCGAATTAATCTTGACCCATATAGTTATAAGAATAGAACTGTTATAATAATACATCTAAATGGGTTATTACTGAGAACGTCTTATACGTTGTATATCATGACCCATTGCAGTAAATGTATACATCGCGTTTTGCTTTGATGCCATGCCCTTATCTGGTTAAGTCACCATATGACCGTGTAAGAATCAATCACAGAGGAAAAGGAATGTTAATTGGTATATGGATCTAGTAGATTTCCAAACTACACGTTTTTGTCATGTACACATGTCGTGTACAACCAAATTTACTACTATCATAATAACAACAGGTTTTTGACACAAAATTTTGCTGACGAAAACGTGTTACTAGTAACACAATTCTGTCAGCCATTTTCGGCCATCGTGTTATACAGGTACAAAGAGAGGGAAGTACATCGTATAAAACTGGCTTCGGTCCAATCTATGAAACATACACATACGCCCTTAAAGTTGAGTAATATATCAACTAGAATTGTATGTGATTCATATCAATGCTTTCTTTATTTCGTATTAAACCAATAAATTATACAGAGTGAATTTTCATCTATAATGATATTGAAGGTATCAGATTTCTTATCTACGCTATAGACACAATAGACATGTATTACACACATCAACCTTCATTGTTTACGTATCTATTTATAGAACTATAGCTCTGCCCAGCTGTAACATAACATATACCTCAACCTCGGTACACAAACTTACCTCTGTAATATATACCGTTATTATGACTATGAAGATAGTGACTAGAACCATGATCCCACATAGATTCACAGATATATAGAATACTAAGAGAAATATTAAGTCGGAATTGGGATTTCCACTTTTCATTAATATACTATTTTTAGCAAAGAACTAGACCGTAAACTTTGAGCCGCACATGTGTATTGCGCGATTGGGTTTCATTCTGATAGAATGGATATGTTTATCATTCTTAATTAGATGAGATCATACTTCATCTTTTTCATTTTCcagtcattttattataatctTTTATTATC of Argopecten irradians isolate NY chromosome 7, Ai_NY, whole genome shotgun sequence contains these proteins:
- the LOC138327492 gene encoding uncharacterized protein; this translates as MKSGNPNSDLIFLLVFYISVNLCGIMVLVTIFIVIITVYITESRHLIDNGHACPDLYYQSVISDGSRECKPCTPCRPGYRMKRKCTKFSDTHCDLCPRGQYASNNARRCRSCSNCDPESKYVHKCTDMDRAQCRCPRGTYRRKGNCVPCSTCQSGFYVKSSCEQARDTKCKKCPEGTFSKMENMSVCSVCSGCRQGEMLLQRCKATSNDVCGHCRPGMFRMDSTSECVPCAMCYPDENGNYSQMLIVDECRRRNPDQSRICMPTVTTFPITNMTFGAILNSHGAIDAQPIGPVGFFEGDSEGLVLFIAACVVLAVICFVLISLIVVTCYRKMLVKHQHENRNETRNLFEDYLKEQRTSTSDRIIRCNSEFVPISSTDIKWKTSTQSLERGRTRFFNEGEEHLPCSWNIGGKFPSVISFPEMLSVSTSGTLWSYQGERPLTGNKT